The Allorhodopirellula heiligendammensis genome includes a window with the following:
- a CDS encoding glutamate--tRNA ligase family protein, translated as MTIPAIKPPVCRLAPSPTGAQHLGNARTFLLAYWSARAQNAELILRIEDIDSPRVKPWATDQVIEDLAWLGIDFDGQPIIQTQRTDRYQAVLDRMIADDRVYPCTCTRTDIESASSAPHEHSTGPPQTSTVLQATGQERTITAESTIYPGTCSGWRVGDPLPAPGTYCWRFRIVSARRCFDDLVAGRICCDLGTAIGDFPVTRKEGVAAYQLAVVVDDIDAGVSEVVRGDDLLLSTFRQLQIYEHLGVASPEFAHVPLVVGEDGRRLAKRHGDTRLAHYRKQGVAPESIVAWAARSAMSDPACLPSPEATAAWELSRWHAEMIERIDWTRLSREQVRYS; from the coding sequence ATGACCATCCCCGCGATAAAACCACCAGTGTGCCGCTTGGCACCCTCGCCGACCGGCGCCCAGCACCTCGGCAACGCACGGACGTTCTTGCTCGCCTACTGGAGTGCCCGGGCTCAGAACGCTGAGCTGATTCTCCGGATTGAGGACATTGATTCGCCGCGAGTCAAACCGTGGGCTACCGACCAAGTCATCGAGGATCTCGCGTGGCTGGGAATCGACTTTGATGGCCAACCCATCATCCAAACGCAGCGTACAGATCGGTATCAAGCCGTCCTGGATCGCATGATCGCTGACGATCGCGTCTACCCCTGCACCTGCACCCGGACAGATATCGAGTCCGCCTCCTCGGCACCCCACGAGCATTCGACGGGCCCGCCGCAAACATCGACCGTGCTGCAGGCAACCGGGCAGGAGCGAACGATCACGGCTGAGTCGACGATCTATCCCGGCACCTGTAGCGGCTGGCGCGTCGGCGATCCACTGCCGGCGCCCGGCACGTATTGCTGGCGATTTCGCATCGTCTCTGCCCGCCGGTGCTTCGATGACCTCGTTGCAGGCCGTATCTGCTGCGACCTCGGCACCGCGATCGGTGACTTCCCTGTCACCCGCAAAGAAGGTGTGGCCGCGTATCAGCTCGCCGTCGTGGTCGACGACATCGATGCAGGCGTGAGCGAAGTGGTCCGCGGCGACGACCTGCTGCTGAGTACTTTCCGGCAGTTGCAAATCTACGAGCACCTCGGCGTTGCCTCCCCAGAATTCGCTCACGTCCCCCTGGTCGTTGGTGAAGACGGTCGTCGGCTGGCCAAGCGTCATGGCGACACACGGCTGGCGCACTACCGCAAGCAAGGGGTTGCACCGGAGTCAATCGTCGCCTGGGCCGCCCGCTCCGCCATGAGTGACCCTGCCTGCTTGCCGAGTCCAGAAGCAACCGCAGCCTGGGAGCTGAGTCGGTGGCATGCTGAAATGATCGAGCGGATCGACTGGACTCGTCTGTCTCGTGAGCAAGTTCGGTATTCTTAA
- a CDS encoding RNA polymerase sigma factor, giving the protein MTAIATKFMLEPTPEVDQPSSEGECTLTLRDLFDSEETPLLRYAFSLTGRRAVAEEIVQEVFLQLHGRFDEVASPRAWLFRSVRNKAFDYHRNHRREVFVAEQPDSPAGDESPESLVVRMEAMGVLRLAMRELSETDQQLIRLKYFENLKYSEISAQSGLGMGNVGYRLHHILKELSARLQRMGVDAAS; this is encoded by the coding sequence ATGACCGCAATAGCGACAAAATTCATGTTGGAACCGACTCCTGAGGTTGATCAACCAAGCAGCGAGGGTGAGTGCACGCTCACTCTACGCGACTTGTTTGACTCCGAGGAGACGCCGCTGCTGCGATACGCGTTCTCGTTGACGGGTCGCCGGGCAGTGGCTGAGGAGATTGTGCAGGAGGTGTTTTTACAATTGCATGGTCGTTTTGACGAAGTGGCATCACCGCGAGCCTGGCTGTTTCGCAGCGTCCGCAACAAAGCCTTCGATTATCACCGCAACCACCGCCGGGAGGTGTTCGTCGCCGAGCAGCCCGACTCACCCGCGGGCGATGAATCCCCCGAATCACTGGTGGTGCGGATGGAAGCGATGGGTGTGCTGCGACTGGCGATGCGGGAACTCAGTGAAACCGACCAGCAGCTCATCCGTCTGAAGTATTTCGAAAACCTCAAATACAGCGAAATTAGTGCTCAGTCGGGGCTGGGGATGGGCAACGTGGGCTACCGACTGCATCACATTTTGAAAGAGTTATCCGCAAGACTCCAACGCATGGGGGTCGACGCAGCGTCATGA
- a CDS encoding vWA domain-containing protein has protein sequence MNDPTSNLSSEQELETRITALVLGEASAFERDQIARLIEQRPDLAEMKARLEMVHGLLHDVGKGDWAGEEAGDWKLPASKRNALMAALESETIADLTESWRPVPRFSRFTLIASLVCAACLVVVVGLWKISGSQQVAMVRSLSQATSELSSGSAVEYVLDEESVAEYAAADDAPAVAFQRPGGPEGMGFEMGGMGGGVELSLPMSEAEGLAERRTKDVDARFYRSALNDTAEFDSGRVSGRFDVMLGMPLQEMPSAETATRDKAVAPLAAMPQARSPDSKQGFPTVNDFAEPLWAAGSPVPSTQDTAGSREYAGRGLGRLSESASESFEFADSSNGVAPLSAPTSSVQTFDRSTNNGRGSTVETLVPQEPQAAVAGKPQSGESEQEERAFDLRTASDWDELSRRRLSDADVRAQSSVENEVAEMASGQQQEFKTDQLRDSLEDDLDLYFGREGGDHQPLSKRSEELSALDADRPLEQKEANLPQLSEEAGKKLDGVARGEVRRELQERVVVIPPESDAAAEPFSTFSLHVSDVSFKLAAAALAEGQWPAASEVRIEEFVNALDYGDPLPSQHEKVACQIEQCIDPFAQQRNLLRVSLRTAAAGRAAATPLRLTLLLDNSGSMERIDRQHTVRRAFVTLAEQLQPNDQITLISFARTPRLLADRVSGAGAKELVDLIEHLPSDGGTNIEAALQLAWEKSREQWTEGAQNRIILLTDGAVNLGDANPERLANMVSSIRDSGIAFDAAGISANGLNDEVLEALTRKGDGRYYLLDSAESVDDGFARQIAGALRPAAMNVKVQIEFNPLRVGNYRLLGFQKHRLNEEDFRNDQVDAAEMAAAEAGVAVYQFEAKPDGQGDVGSISVRFRDMASGQMVERRWPIVYQPNPPRADQTSASLRLATVSALFAAKLSGGPVGESVDLKVLSELLAGLPPQNRVANRVRQLEQMIQQARQINGQ, from the coding sequence ATGAACGATCCAACATCCAATTTATCGTCTGAGCAAGAACTTGAGACGCGCATTACCGCGCTCGTCTTGGGAGAGGCGTCCGCATTCGAACGCGATCAGATTGCCCGCCTGATTGAGCAACGCCCAGATCTCGCTGAGATGAAAGCACGGCTGGAGATGGTCCACGGGCTCCTACACGATGTTGGGAAAGGAGACTGGGCTGGCGAAGAGGCTGGCGATTGGAAATTGCCTGCGAGCAAACGAAACGCACTGATGGCAGCGTTGGAGTCGGAGACGATTGCCGATCTGACGGAGAGCTGGCGTCCTGTGCCTCGATTCTCCAGGTTCACGTTGATTGCCAGTCTGGTCTGTGCTGCGTGCCTAGTCGTTGTGGTGGGACTGTGGAAGATTTCGGGATCTCAACAAGTGGCGATGGTGCGATCGCTCTCGCAAGCCACGTCAGAATTGTCGTCTGGTTCTGCGGTCGAGTACGTGCTCGATGAGGAGAGTGTCGCCGAATATGCGGCTGCCGACGATGCACCCGCGGTTGCTTTTCAGCGTCCCGGTGGCCCCGAGGGCATGGGCTTCGAAATGGGCGGAATGGGCGGTGGAGTTGAGTTGAGTCTACCGATGAGCGAGGCAGAAGGTCTTGCTGAGCGGCGTACTAAAGACGTGGACGCACGCTTTTATCGCTCGGCCTTGAATGACACCGCGGAGTTCGACAGCGGTAGGGTGAGTGGACGGTTCGATGTGATGTTGGGAATGCCGCTGCAGGAGATGCCTTCGGCGGAGACGGCAACGAGGGACAAAGCGGTGGCCCCGTTGGCGGCGATGCCGCAAGCTCGCTCGCCCGACAGCAAGCAGGGATTTCCTACGGTGAATGATTTCGCTGAACCGCTCTGGGCTGCCGGTTCTCCGGTTCCATCCACTCAGGATACCGCCGGCTCTCGCGAGTACGCTGGCCGTGGATTGGGAAGATTGAGCGAGTCGGCCTCGGAGTCATTCGAGTTCGCCGACAGTTCGAACGGAGTCGCGCCCCTGTCAGCTCCGACCTCCTCGGTACAAACATTTGATCGATCGACCAACAACGGGCGTGGTTCGACCGTGGAAACGCTGGTGCCACAAGAGCCACAGGCCGCCGTAGCGGGTAAGCCTCAGTCAGGAGAGAGTGAACAAGAGGAGCGTGCGTTTGATCTTCGAACAGCTTCGGATTGGGACGAGTTGTCGCGGCGCAGGCTTTCCGATGCGGACGTGCGTGCACAGTCATCTGTCGAGAACGAGGTCGCCGAAATGGCTTCTGGACAACAGCAGGAGTTCAAGACCGATCAGCTCAGAGATTCGCTCGAGGATGACTTGGATTTATACTTTGGTCGTGAGGGAGGCGATCATCAGCCTCTGTCGAAGAGATCGGAGGAACTTTCAGCGTTAGACGCCGATCGACCACTCGAGCAGAAAGAGGCCAATCTTCCGCAATTGAGTGAAGAGGCCGGGAAGAAACTGGATGGAGTTGCACGCGGCGAGGTGCGGCGTGAGCTGCAAGAGCGTGTGGTGGTAATCCCCCCGGAATCGGACGCCGCTGCGGAGCCATTTTCGACCTTCTCGCTCCACGTCAGCGATGTTTCGTTCAAGCTCGCCGCTGCAGCGCTGGCAGAGGGCCAGTGGCCCGCTGCGTCCGAGGTTCGGATCGAAGAATTCGTCAACGCACTGGACTACGGCGATCCGCTGCCGAGCCAACATGAAAAGGTGGCCTGCCAAATCGAGCAATGTATCGATCCGTTTGCGCAACAACGCAATCTATTGCGAGTCTCGCTGCGAACCGCTGCTGCCGGACGTGCTGCGGCAACGCCATTAAGGCTAACATTGCTGCTGGATAACTCTGGTTCCATGGAGCGGATCGATCGTCAGCATACCGTTCGTCGTGCCTTCGTGACGCTTGCCGAACAGCTGCAACCGAACGATCAGATTACGTTGATCAGTTTTGCCCGGACACCGCGACTGCTCGCCGACCGAGTCAGTGGTGCGGGTGCGAAGGAACTGGTCGATCTTATTGAACATCTTCCCAGCGACGGAGGTACCAATATCGAGGCCGCCCTGCAGCTAGCGTGGGAAAAGTCTCGGGAACAGTGGACTGAAGGTGCGCAGAACCGGATCATTTTGCTCACCGATGGAGCAGTCAATCTTGGCGACGCCAACCCCGAGCGACTGGCAAATATGGTCAGCTCCATCCGCGATTCAGGAATTGCATTTGATGCAGCCGGTATCAGCGCCAACGGACTTAACGATGAAGTCTTAGAGGCGCTGACGCGAAAGGGCGACGGACGATACTACCTGCTTGATTCCGCCGAGTCGGTCGATGACGGCTTCGCTCGCCAGATCGCTGGTGCGTTACGCCCCGCGGCAATGAATGTAAAGGTGCAGATTGAATTCAATCCACTTCGAGTGGGGAATTACCGTCTGCTGGGTTTTCAAAAACACCGGCTTAATGAAGAGGACTTTCGCAACGACCAAGTCGACGCGGCCGAGATGGCAGCGGCGGAAGCGGGCGTGGCGGTCTATCAGTTCGAGGCCAAACCGGACGGCCAGGGGGATGTTGGATCGATTTCGGTACGATTCCGCGACATGGCAAGCGGACAAATGGTGGAACGTCGTTGGCCGATCGTCTATCAACCCAATCCGCCCCGTGCTGATCAAACCTCCGCCTCACTGCGGCTGGCGACCGTGTCGGCCTTGTTCGCCGCCAAGCTGAGCGGAGGGCCGGTGGGCGAGTCCGTTGACCTAAAAGTGCTTTCTGAGCTACTCGCGGGGTTGCCGCCACAAAATCGAGTCGCCAATCGAGTCCGGCAGCTTGAACAAATGATCCAGCAAGCTCGACAGATCAATGGACAGTGA
- a CDS encoding sulfatase family protein has translation MSSHAPPGWTDTVGGRSSLSQKSTVPQVPVPQVPVPNFPQSAAPRVLSNERRACLSGALFALALFAIFALASPAAAAGTVGEQRPNLVLIIADDMNWNDCGAYGHPAIRTPHIDKLASEGLLFHHAYLTTNSCSPSRASIITGKYPHNTGAEQLHWPIPAGTETFVGKLKASGYYTAAAGKWHMGDAIRGQFDRIYEASTAGFVLPSGEQGEPVEMIAAQPSGCEDWELALQQRDQSKPFFMWLASLDPHREYHDGALDPPHSHADVIVPEHLPDTPDVREDLRLYYDEIGRLDGYVGKVMSELESQGIANNTLVLFISDNGRPFPRDKTTLYDGGIRTPWIVRWPAKVAAGKTTDAVVSSVDIASTLMELAGLRTAARSTEGKSFAAVLADPTVSARRYAFAEDHWHDYEDHARCVVGERFKLIRNDYVDLPATPSADAGRGLSWQSMLKLQAAGQLTPAQQACFRTPRARWELYDLVRDPGEQNNVIGDPAYAAIQSRLRSAMDTWTTQTGDYLPSKRTPDEFDRVTGEPDNTVRRRPRPSKKEMFGTNGKY, from the coding sequence ATGTCATCGCACGCACCGCCTGGCTGGACTGACACCGTCGGCGGGCGGTCGAGCCTCTCACAAAAATCGACTGTCCCCCAAGTTCCAGTCCCTCAGGTTCCCGTCCCAAATTTCCCACAGTCCGCAGCCCCTCGCGTCCTGTCGAATGAGCGGAGGGCGTGTTTGAGCGGGGCCCTGTTCGCCCTCGCGTTGTTCGCCATTTTCGCGCTGGCTAGTCCTGCGGCGGCCGCAGGCACGGTGGGCGAACAGCGTCCCAATCTCGTTCTGATTATTGCTGACGATATGAACTGGAATGATTGCGGAGCCTACGGTCACCCCGCCATTCGCACACCCCACATCGACAAACTTGCCAGCGAGGGTTTGCTGTTTCATCACGCCTATCTGACGACTAACTCGTGTAGTCCTTCGCGAGCAAGCATTATTACGGGCAAGTATCCTCACAACACCGGTGCGGAGCAGTTGCACTGGCCCATTCCGGCGGGCACCGAGACATTTGTGGGAAAATTAAAAGCATCGGGTTACTACACCGCCGCGGCAGGGAAATGGCACATGGGCGATGCCATCCGCGGCCAATTTGACCGCATTTACGAAGCCTCTACCGCAGGTTTCGTGCTGCCGTCTGGGGAGCAGGGCGAGCCCGTCGAGATGATCGCTGCACAGCCCAGTGGCTGCGAGGACTGGGAGCTCGCTCTGCAGCAGCGCGACCAATCTAAACCATTCTTCATGTGGTTGGCGTCACTCGACCCTCACCGCGAGTATCACGATGGTGCACTCGACCCGCCGCACTCCCACGCCGATGTGATCGTGCCAGAGCATCTACCCGATACTCCCGACGTCCGGGAGGACTTGCGATTGTACTACGACGAAATCGGCAGACTCGACGGGTACGTGGGCAAGGTGATGAGTGAACTGGAGTCGCAGGGCATTGCGAACAACACCCTAGTGTTATTCATCAGCGATAACGGACGTCCCTTTCCACGCGACAAAACCACACTTTACGACGGTGGCATTCGCACTCCTTGGATCGTTCGCTGGCCAGCAAAGGTTGCTGCCGGGAAAACAACCGATGCCGTGGTCAGCTCGGTTGATATTGCCTCCACCCTGATGGAGCTCGCGGGACTGCGTACGGCCGCGAGATCGACGGAGGGTAAGAGTTTCGCAGCGGTGCTCGCCGACCCGACCGTGTCAGCGCGGCGGTACGCATTCGCGGAAGACCACTGGCACGATTACGAAGACCACGCACGCTGCGTCGTCGGTGAGCGATTCAAACTCATCCGCAATGACTACGTGGATCTGCCGGCGACGCCGTCGGCAGATGCGGGACGCGGGTTGTCATGGCAAAGTATGTTGAAATTGCAAGCCGCCGGCCAACTCACCCCAGCACAGCAAGCGTGTTTTCGCACGCCTCGGGCCAGGTGGGAGCTCTATGATTTGGTGCGCGATCCTGGTGAGCAGAACAACGTCATCGGTGACCCAGCCTACGCGGCAATACAATCTCGACTTCGATCCGCTATGGACACTTGGACAACGCAAACCGGCGACTATCTTCCCAGTAAACGAACTCCTGATGAATTTGACCGCGTGACAGGAGAGCCCGATAATACCGTCCGGAGACGTCCCAGACCCTCTAAGAAAGAGATGTTTGGGACCAACGGAAAGTACTGA
- a CDS encoding alginate export family protein produces the protein MSVVLYRCRKLLIAAFPVLAIAGLSPVPAGAQGISESGLETVFVQTNAQDSESVAELSNPNSSADPSELQQPASDDDFDPTDQQLESSYQTMPSAGSRSSGPACLSAAEVKEKQAAAMAQMKNAYAGVFYANNFSYLEDPYYNGPRFFSDHFKNMHTRYGTLSLGGESRYRYHNERNFRGLGITGNDDTFWLTRNRLYADWHINETFRVYAETLDANSGGEVFAPRPIEENDFDIQNLFVDVKLLDGPDGSLTARIGRQELLYGAQRTVSPLDWANTRRTFQGVRGLYKKGDTSIDAFWTELVRVDPKGSDDVSSQIQFYGTYLTKQDTALGTLESYYLGSDNHIAGFSEHTIGSRVSGATERGTLYDFEGAYQFGSDATPDRHSAGFFTAGLGRNIETNLFSPTVWCYWDHASGEKDFNEVSVGDGGYDHLYPLAHKYLGFMDLFGRRNIDDFNVLAQTPLTEKISLILWYHYFRLVEETTPYSVVMTPYNDTTQAQSKDLGHEIDVLLNYNVNPRNNVVLGYSHFNAGDYYETPGIRPANANNNADFFYFQYTTRY, from the coding sequence ATGTCAGTTGTCTTGTACCGCTGCCGAAAATTATTAATTGCAGCGTTTCCCGTGCTCGCAATTGCGGGACTTTCACCGGTACCCGCAGGTGCTCAAGGAATCAGCGAGAGCGGTTTGGAAACCGTATTTGTGCAGACCAATGCTCAGGACTCCGAGAGTGTCGCGGAACTGTCGAATCCCAACTCGTCTGCCGATCCGTCGGAGCTACAACAGCCAGCGAGTGACGACGACTTCGATCCAACGGACCAACAGCTAGAGTCGTCTTACCAAACGATGCCTTCAGCTGGGTCGAGATCCTCAGGCCCGGCGTGCCTGTCGGCTGCAGAGGTCAAGGAGAAACAAGCTGCCGCGATGGCGCAAATGAAGAACGCCTATGCGGGTGTATTCTACGCCAACAACTTTTCCTATCTCGAAGATCCCTACTACAACGGACCGAGGTTCTTTTCAGATCATTTCAAGAACATGCATACACGCTACGGTACGCTCAGCCTCGGGGGCGAGTCTCGGTACCGGTATCATAATGAACGCAATTTTCGCGGTCTCGGCATTACTGGGAACGATGATACGTTTTGGCTGACACGAAACCGGTTGTATGCTGATTGGCATATCAACGAAACATTTCGGGTGTATGCAGAAACACTCGATGCGAATTCGGGAGGCGAAGTATTCGCACCACGCCCCATCGAGGAGAATGACTTTGACATTCAAAACCTGTTTGTCGACGTCAAGCTTCTCGACGGCCCCGATGGCTCCCTGACGGCGCGGATCGGTCGCCAGGAGTTGCTTTACGGTGCCCAGCGCACTGTTTCGCCACTGGACTGGGCAAATACCCGTCGAACATTCCAAGGTGTGCGTGGATTGTATAAAAAAGGCGATACTTCGATCGACGCGTTCTGGACAGAATTAGTGCGTGTCGATCCGAAGGGTTCCGACGACGTCAGCTCGCAGATTCAGTTTTATGGGACCTACCTGACGAAGCAGGATACCGCATTGGGGACGCTGGAGTCTTACTACCTCGGATCCGACAATCATATTGCTGGATTCAGTGAACACACCATCGGTAGCCGCGTCAGTGGCGCAACCGAGCGAGGTACTCTTTATGATTTTGAAGGTGCCTATCAGTTCGGTTCCGACGCCACACCGGACCGACATTCGGCCGGATTCTTTACCGCCGGGCTGGGACGTAACATTGAGACCAATCTTTTCAGTCCAACGGTATGGTGCTACTGGGACCACGCCTCCGGGGAAAAGGACTTCAACGAAGTCAGTGTCGGTGACGGGGGCTACGACCACCTCTATCCGCTCGCTCACAAATACCTGGGTTTCATGGACTTGTTTGGTCGCCGCAACATCGACGACTTCAATGTGCTGGCACAGACGCCGTTGACGGAAAAAATCTCGTTGATTTTATGGTATCACTATTTCCGCTTGGTCGAAGAAACCACGCCTTACAGCGTCGTGATGACACCGTACAACGATACCACACAGGCCCAATCAAAGGACCTGGGACACGAAATTGACGTACTACTTAATTACAACGTCAATCCGCGGAACAACGTTGTCCTGGGATACTCGCACTTCAATGCCGGCGACTACTACGAGACGCCCGGGATCCGTCCCGCCAATGCCAACAACAACGCGGACTTTTTCTACTTCCAATACACGACTCGCTATTGA
- a CDS encoding alpha/beta hydrolase-fold protein: protein MKFLVAIALIWHIGLAGDLVLGEQPDAADREVQSDVPHGKVTSGVFDQSQIFPGTTRDYRVYMPAQYDAKKPASLMVFMDGINYAKENGAFRVPVVFDNLIAKGEMPVTVAVFVNPGTINATKPGARNRSNRSFEYDSLSDHYANFLVNEFLPVALEGLEVSDDPQHRAVCGISSGGICAWTVAWEKPDQFGKVLSNIGSFTNIRGGWAYPGLIRKTKDNPKPIKVYLQDGKDDLNNLHGNWPLANHDMAAALRFAGYQSKLVFTEGGHSGHHAGIELPSALRWLWDEDAESDQPENPQTKPEWQPAPEAVRRDDVPQGELIKMPEWESKIFKDTIRDWWIYVPAQYNANQPAALMVFQDGQRFGDEQGRWRVPIVFDNLIAQGEMPPTIAVLINPGHDKNRKRVKNKSSNRSLEYDGLGDRYSRFLLEEILPEVERKYNISDDPKMRAIGGSSSGGICAFTAAWERPDSFSKVYSSVGSFTNLRGGNVYPALVRKTEPKPIRVYMADTSGDIDNAFGSWPWANQRMASSLQYMGYDSRFDWAEGYAHNADYGSSRFPDAMRWLWRSEAHTPSIDTQDDLRGDLTLLNLLIPGETWEIVADKLGFADATCTDADGNFYFSDMRAPAIYSVPANNQGERETLAPVAVSGLEFGPDGTLYGCQGAQKRVIAVDTKTGEIRSVADGVAPNDLAVTDDGIILITETRAQQVTRIDPASGETTAVDTGITRPNGIVLSRDGGTLVVSDHGGEFTWTFRVAADASLDAKLPSMTMRLPINPDGEFRFNEPPPYLSASRGDGSAVDKSDRYYVTSAVGIAVFDPTGRLCGVLPSPNPAKPVTSCVLAGPGHEYLYVTNGDTVYRRHLKVKPASRD, encoded by the coding sequence ATGAAGTTCTTGGTTGCAATCGCTCTCATCTGGCATATCGGTCTTGCTGGCGACCTTGTCCTCGGCGAGCAGCCCGACGCTGCTGATCGCGAGGTTCAGTCAGACGTGCCGCACGGCAAAGTCACTTCGGGGGTGTTTGACCAAAGCCAAATCTTCCCGGGCACGACACGTGATTACCGGGTTTATATGCCCGCTCAGTACGACGCTAAAAAGCCGGCGAGCTTGATGGTGTTCATGGACGGAATTAACTACGCCAAAGAGAACGGCGCTTTCCGCGTTCCAGTGGTGTTTGACAATTTGATTGCCAAGGGTGAGATGCCGGTCACCGTCGCCGTGTTCGTAAATCCAGGCACGATCAACGCCACGAAGCCGGGCGCCCGTAATCGTAGCAACCGCTCCTTCGAATACGATTCACTGTCGGACCACTATGCAAACTTCTTAGTAAATGAGTTTCTGCCAGTGGCGTTGGAGGGCCTTGAAGTCTCGGACGATCCGCAGCATCGGGCGGTGTGCGGTATCTCGTCAGGTGGTATCTGTGCCTGGACCGTCGCATGGGAAAAGCCAGATCAGTTTGGCAAGGTGCTCAGCAATATCGGCAGTTTCACGAACATTCGCGGCGGTTGGGCCTACCCCGGCTTGATCCGTAAAACCAAAGACAACCCGAAACCGATCAAGGTCTACCTGCAAGACGGTAAAGATGATCTGAACAATCTGCATGGCAACTGGCCATTGGCCAACCATGACATGGCTGCAGCACTGCGGTTCGCGGGTTATCAGAGCAAGCTCGTCTTTACCGAAGGTGGCCACTCCGGTCATCACGCGGGCATCGAACTTCCATCTGCCCTGCGTTGGCTATGGGACGAGGATGCTGAGAGTGATCAACCGGAGAACCCGCAAACGAAACCCGAATGGCAACCTGCCCCCGAAGCGGTTCGCCGCGACGATGTCCCGCAAGGCGAGCTCATCAAGATGCCGGAATGGGAATCAAAAATTTTTAAAGATACGATCCGGGACTGGTGGATTTACGTTCCAGCGCAGTACAACGCCAACCAGCCCGCGGCACTGATGGTATTTCAAGACGGCCAACGGTTTGGCGACGAGCAAGGTCGCTGGCGAGTGCCCATCGTGTTTGACAACTTGATTGCTCAGGGGGAGATGCCACCGACAATTGCCGTGTTGATCAACCCTGGTCACGATAAAAATCGAAAACGTGTCAAGAATAAATCGTCTAACCGCAGCCTCGAGTATGACGGTCTCGGCGATCGTTACTCGCGATTTCTGCTAGAGGAAATCTTGCCAGAGGTAGAGCGAAAATACAACATCTCTGACGATCCGAAGATGCGTGCTATCGGCGGTTCAAGTTCGGGAGGGATCTGCGCGTTCACGGCAGCCTGGGAACGCCCGGACAGCTTCTCAAAGGTGTACTCAAGTGTCGGCAGCTTTACGAACCTGCGTGGCGGGAATGTCTATCCGGCGTTAGTGCGGAAGACGGAACCGAAACCGATCCGCGTCTACATGGCCGATACGAGCGGAGATATCGACAATGCGTTTGGTAGCTGGCCGTGGGCGAACCAACGGATGGCTTCGAGTTTGCAGTACATGGGATACGACTCTCGTTTTGACTGGGCAGAGGGCTACGCCCACAATGCGGACTATGGCAGCTCACGGTTCCCCGACGCGATGCGCTGGCTGTGGCGCAGCGAAGCCCACACCCCATCGATCGACACGCAGGATGACCTGCGTGGCGACTTGACGCTTTTGAACTTATTGATTCCTGGTGAGACATGGGAGATCGTGGCCGACAAGCTTGGTTTTGCCGATGCAACCTGCACTGATGCAGACGGCAATTTCTATTTTTCAGACATGCGTGCTCCCGCGATCTACAGTGTCCCTGCGAATAATCAAGGGGAGCGTGAAACGCTCGCCCCTGTCGCAGTGAGTGGTCTGGAGTTCGGTCCTGACGGGACATTGTATGGCTGCCAGGGAGCACAAAAACGCGTGATTGCCGTCGACACGAAAACGGGTGAGATTCGCAGCGTGGCAGACGGTGTAGCGCCCAACGACCTCGCGGTGACGGATGACGGAATCATCTTGATTACGGAAACGAGGGCTCAACAAGTAACCCGTATCGATCCGGCATCCGGCGAAACGACTGCCGTCGATACCGGGATCACACGCCCCAACGGTATCGTTCTGTCACGCGACGGGGGGACGCTGGTGGTGTCCGACCATGGTGGCGAATTCACTTGGACATTCCGCGTAGCGGCGGATGCGTCGCTCGATGCCAAACTGCCGTCGATGACAATGCGGTTGCCGATCAATCCGGACGGTGAGTTTAGGTTTAACGAGCCGCCGCCTTACCTATCCGCGTCGCGCGGCGATGGGTCCGCGGTCGATAAGTCCGATAGATATTACGTGACCAGCGCGGTCGGCATCGCAGTCTTCGATCCGACGGGACGTTTGTGCGGGGTACTTCCCAGCCCCAATCCAGCCAAACCGGTTACCAGCTGCGTATTGGCGGGACCCGGGCATGAGTATCTTTACGTCACCAACGGCGACACCGTTTATCGCCGTCATCTCAAGGTGAAACCCGCATCGCGAGATTGA